Proteins from a single region of Azospira inquinata:
- a CDS encoding trans-sulfuration enzyme family protein: MTQPGFSTRAIHAGQAPDPSTGAVSVPIYATSTYVQDGLNRPKTRDGAVFDYARSANPTRLALEACVADLEGGRQGFAFASGLAAAATVLELLPAGSHVVASDDLYGGSVRLFNRVRSHSAGLTVTYADFSSWESIAAALTPETRMLWVETPSNPLLKVVDLSLVAAIGKERGLLTVADNTFASPWIQRPLELGIDIVTHSATKYLNGHSDVVAGVAVTARADLAERLAFLQNAAGAVLGPFDAFLALRGVKTLALRMERHSANALAVARWLERHPAIARVYYPGLVSHPQHALAQRQMRAFGGMVSAVLKGGLEAARGLIEHTQLFVLAESLGGVESLIELPALMTHASVPPEQRRRIGVEDGLVRLSVGVEDVADLIADLDQALKQVPH; this comes from the coding sequence ATGACCCAACCCGGTTTTTCCACCCGCGCCATTCACGCCGGCCAAGCGCCGGACCCCAGCACCGGCGCCGTTTCCGTGCCCATTTACGCCACCTCCACCTACGTCCAGGACGGCCTGAACCGGCCCAAGACCCGGGACGGGGCGGTGTTCGACTACGCCCGCAGCGCCAACCCCACCCGGCTGGCCCTGGAAGCCTGCGTCGCGGACCTGGAAGGGGGCCGTCAGGGCTTCGCCTTCGCCTCCGGTCTGGCCGCCGCCGCCACCGTGCTGGAACTGCTCCCCGCCGGTAGCCACGTGGTGGCCTCCGACGATCTGTACGGCGGCTCCGTGCGCCTCTTCAACCGGGTGCGCAGCCACTCCGCCGGGCTCACCGTGACCTACGCGGACTTTTCCAGCTGGGAAAGCATCGCCGCCGCCCTTACCCCGGAGACCCGGATGCTCTGGGTGGAAACCCCCAGCAATCCCCTGCTCAAGGTGGTGGATCTGTCCCTGGTGGCCGCCATCGGCAAGGAACGGGGCCTGCTGACCGTGGCCGACAACACCTTTGCCAGCCCCTGGATACAACGGCCCCTGGAACTGGGAATCGACATCGTCACCCACTCCGCCACCAAGTATTTAAACGGACATTCGGATGTGGTGGCTGGCGTGGCGGTTACCGCCCGGGCCGATCTGGCGGAGCGCCTGGCCTTTCTGCAAAACGCCGCCGGGGCCGTGCTCGGCCCCTTCGACGCCTTTCTCGCCCTGCGGGGGGTCAAGACCCTGGCCCTGCGCATGGAGCGCCACAGCGCCAACGCCCTGGCCGTGGCCCGCTGGCTGGAACGGCATCCGGCCATCGCCCGGGTCTATTACCCGGGCCTGGTCAGCCATCCCCAGCACGCCCTGGCCCAGCGCCAGATGCGGGCCTTCGGCGGCATGGTGTCGGCGGTACTGAAAGGGGGCCTGGAAGCGGCCCGGGGCCTGATCGAACACACCCAGCTCTTCGTCCTGGCGGAAAGCCTGGGAGGGGTGGAAAGCCTGATCGAGCTGCCCGCCCTCATGACCCACGCCTCCGTGCCCCCGGAACAGCGCCGCCGCATCGGGGTGGAAGACGGCCTGGTGCGCCTCTCCGTTGGGGTGGAAGACGTGGCGGACCTGATCGCCGACCTGGATCAGGCCCTGAAACAGGTGCCCCACTGA
- a CDS encoding enoyl-CoA hydratase has product MSQEEPILLRQDADGVAHLTLNRPRARNALSRPMIAALQKELDAIAAAPDIRVVVLAGNGPAFCAGHDLKEMQGADYGRAYAEELFAACATLMERIVHLPQPVIARVHGIATAAGAQLVASADLAIAAADARFATPGVNIGLFCSTPMVALSRNVSHKHAMEMLLTGDLIDAPTAERFGLINRAVPAEELDATVAALAAKIAAKSRLTLAVGKEAFYRQAELPLEQAYAYAKGVMVDNLQAKDAREGINAFIEKRVPVWCHA; this is encoded by the coding sequence ATGTCCCAAGAAGAACCCATCCTGCTGCGCCAGGACGCCGACGGCGTCGCCCACCTCACCCTCAACCGGCCCCGGGCCCGCAACGCCCTCTCCCGGCCCATGATCGCCGCCCTGCAAAAGGAACTGGACGCCATTGCCGCCGCCCCGGATATCAGGGTGGTAGTGCTGGCGGGCAACGGCCCGGCCTTCTGCGCCGGCCACGATCTGAAGGAAATGCAGGGGGCCGACTATGGCCGGGCCTACGCGGAAGAGCTGTTTGCCGCCTGCGCCACCCTCATGGAACGCATTGTCCATCTGCCCCAGCCGGTGATCGCCCGGGTGCACGGCATTGCCACCGCCGCTGGAGCCCAGCTGGTGGCCAGCGCCGACCTGGCCATCGCCGCCGCCGACGCCCGCTTTGCCACCCCCGGGGTCAATATCGGCCTCTTCTGCTCCACCCCCATGGTGGCCCTGTCCCGCAATGTTTCCCACAAACACGCCATGGAAATGCTCCTCACCGGGGACCTGATCGACGCCCCCACGGCGGAACGCTTCGGCCTTATCAACCGGGCCGTACCGGCGGAGGAACTGGATGCCACCGTGGCGGCCCTGGCCGCCAAAATTGCCGCCAAGTCCCGGCTCACCCTGGCGGTGGGCAAGGAAGCCTTCTACCGCCAGGCCGAGCTGCCCCTGGAACAGGCCTACGCCTACGCCAAGGGGGTGATGGTGGATAACCTCCAGGCCAAGGACGCCCGGGAAGGCATTAACGCCTTTATCGAAAAACGGGTACCGGTGTGGTGCCACGCCTGA
- a CDS encoding CoA-binding protein, producing MSDIATLRSVLKSCHTIAVVGLSAEWHRPSYFAAKYMQEHGYRIIPVNPKYPEILGEKCYPSLAAIPEPVDMVDVFRKPEDCPPIAREAVAIGAKVLWLQLGVVSPEAQAIGEAAGLTVVMDHCVKIEYARLFGGLNWMGVNTGIVSSRRPT from the coding sequence ATGAGCGACATTGCCACCCTGCGCTCCGTCCTCAAGTCCTGCCACACCATCGCCGTGGTGGGGCTTTCCGCCGAATGGCACCGGCCCAGCTATTTCGCCGCCAAATACATGCAGGAACACGGCTACCGGATTATTCCGGTGAATCCCAAGTATCCGGAAATCCTCGGGGAAAAGTGCTACCCCAGTCTGGCCGCCATTCCGGAGCCGGTGGATATGGTGGATGTGTTCCGCAAGCCGGAGGATTGCCCCCCCATCGCCCGGGAGGCGGTGGCCATCGGCGCCAAGGTGCTCTGGCTCCAGCTCGGGGTGGTGAGCCCGGAAGCCCAAGCCATAGGGGAAGCCGCCGGGCTCACGGTAGTCATGGACCACTGCGTCAAAATCGAATACGCCCGGCTTTTCGGCGGCCTCAACTGGATGGGAGTGAATACGGGCATCGTTTCCTCCCGCCGCCCCACCTGA
- a CDS encoding O-acetylhomoserine aminocarboxypropyltransferase/cysteine synthase family protein gives MADRSYGFDTLALHAGHIPDAATGSRAVPIYQTTSYVFDSPEQAASLFNLQTFGNVYSRLSNPTVAVLEERIAALEGGRAALATASGMAATSVALLALCQAGDEIVASRRLYGGTYSQLDVNFRKLGIHTVFVEEDTPEHFARAITPKTRLLFAETLGNPSLEVLDLEGVGRVAAQAGLPLFVDNTFASPYLCRPFDWGGAVVIHSATKFIGGHGTTLGGLIVESGKFPWDNGKFFSMTEPSPGYHGVKFYETFGNFAFTAKCRMEVLRTFGPALSPFNAFLLLQGTETLSLRMERHCANALAVAQYLEAHPRVAWVNYPGLASSPQRELARKYLPRGAGAVLSFGIKGGAAAGQRFIEKVQILSHLANIGDAKTLVIHPASTTHRQMTEEQQRAAGISPDLIRLSVGLETLDDLLWDLDQALAPDHG, from the coding sequence ATGGCCGACCGCTCCTACGGCTTCGACACCCTCGCCCTCCACGCCGGACACATTCCCGATGCCGCCACAGGCAGCCGGGCCGTGCCCATTTACCAGACCACCTCCTACGTTTTCGATTCCCCGGAGCAGGCCGCCAGCCTCTTCAATCTGCAAACCTTCGGCAACGTCTATTCCCGCCTCTCCAATCCCACGGTGGCAGTGCTGGAAGAACGCATCGCCGCCCTGGAAGGGGGCCGGGCAGCCCTGGCCACGGCCAGCGGCATGGCCGCCACCAGCGTGGCCCTCCTGGCCCTGTGCCAGGCCGGGGACGAGATTGTCGCCAGCCGCCGCCTCTACGGAGGCACCTATTCCCAGCTGGACGTGAATTTCCGCAAACTGGGCATCCACACCGTCTTTGTGGAAGAAGACACCCCGGAGCATTTCGCCCGGGCCATCACCCCCAAAACCCGCCTCCTGTTTGCCGAAACCCTGGGCAACCCCAGTCTGGAGGTGCTGGACCTGGAAGGGGTGGGCCGGGTGGCCGCCCAGGCGGGCCTGCCCCTCTTCGTGGACAACACCTTCGCCAGCCCCTACCTGTGCCGCCCCTTCGACTGGGGTGGGGCGGTGGTGATCCATTCCGCCACCAAATTCATCGGCGGCCACGGTACCACCCTGGGGGGCCTGATTGTGGAATCGGGGAAATTCCCCTGGGACAATGGCAAATTCTTCTCCATGACCGAACCCAGCCCGGGCTACCACGGGGTGAAGTTCTATGAAACCTTCGGCAATTTCGCCTTCACCGCAAAATGCCGCATGGAGGTGCTGCGCACCTTCGGCCCCGCCCTCTCCCCCTTTAACGCCTTTCTCCTGCTCCAGGGCACGGAAACCCTGTCCCTGCGCATGGAGCGGCATTGCGCCAACGCCCTGGCCGTGGCCCAGTATCTGGAAGCCCATCCCCGGGTGGCCTGGGTCAATTACCCCGGGCTAGCCAGTAGTCCCCAGCGAGAATTGGCCCGAAAATACCTGCCCCGGGGCGCCGGCGCCGTACTCAGCTTCGGCATTAAAGGGGGGGCGGCAGCGGGCCAGCGCTTTATAGAAAAGGTCCAAATCCTCTCCCACCTGGCCAATATCGGGGATGCCAAAACCCTGGTGATCCACCCGGCCTCCACCACCCACCGCCAGATGACGGAAGAACAGCAACGGGCGGCGGGCATTTCCCCGGACCTGATCCGCCTCTCCGTGGGCCTGGAAACCCTGGATGACCTACTCTGGGACCTGGATCAGGCCCTGGCTCCGGACCATGGCTGA